The following coding sequences lie in one Zingiber officinale cultivar Zhangliang chromosome 2B, Zo_v1.1, whole genome shotgun sequence genomic window:
- the LOC122048226 gene encoding SPX domain-containing protein 1-like, translating into MSRKQKAVNLHHHLIQKTHRLILQCLVKILKKYDKRTGALIRQPFIEKVLQQPFFTTDLLYKLVKECVAMLDHLFPSNNLSISAECDGQNGVPKPTQSGGRVPELEEIKYMQSLYMKSTVAALRSLKQIRSKSSTVTKGEKLPLDE; encoded by the exons ATGTCAAGGAAACAAAAGGCAGTCAATCTGCATCAtcatctaattcaaaaaactcatAGGCTTATCCTGCAAT GTCTAGTGAAAATACTGAAGAAGTATGACAAGAGAACAGGAGCACTTATCAGGCAGCCCTTCATCGAAAAGGTGCTGCAGCAGCCATTCTTTACAACTGATCTCCTATACAAACTCGTGAAGGAGTGTGTGGCTATGCTCGACCACCTCTTCCCCAGCAACAACCTGTCAATTTCAGCAGAATGCGATGGACAAAATGGAGTGCCAAAGCCGACACAATCAGGTGGGAGGGTTccggagttggaggagattaaatatatgcagagcttatacatgaagagcaccgtagcagcgctgcggtccttgaaacagattaggagcaaaagttcaacagt GACAAAAGGAGAAAAGTTGCCTTTGGATGAATAG